The sequence below is a genomic window from Candidatus Omnitrophota bacterium.
TGGTGTCGAATATCTTCTTGCGGAAAGTGCTCTTGATCTTGTCCAGCATGGTGAACGAATGGCGCAGCCGGGAATCGAAATTAACCACCAGGATATTATGCTCCACCTTATGGTTCAGGCGGTCTTTGACCAGGTTGATTATGTCCAAAAGCTGGCCGATCCCGTCTATGGCGAACCTGCTCGCCTCTACCGGGATAATGATCTCATCGGTAGCCCTGACCGCGTTTATGGTCAAAAGGCCCAGATTAGGAGGGCAGTCGATCAAAATGTAGTCGTAATTGCCGCGCATATCGGTGATGACCTCCCAGAGCCTAGACTCCCTGCCGATCTCTCCGGCAAGCTCCTGCTCCAGCGCGCTTAATACAACGCTCGAGGGAGCGATATCGAAATTCTCATCGACCTTGCGCACTATCTGCGACAGCGCGGCTTTGCGCTGGGTCAACTTGGAAAGGACGTTATAAATGCTGATGTCGGAATTGACGTTCAATCCCATGGTCGCGTGCGACTGAGGGTCAAGGTCGATAAGCAACACCTTCTTTTTATTGCTGGCCAAAGCCGCGGCAAGATTTACCGCCGTAGTTGTTTTACCGCATCCCCCTTTTTGATTAGCGACCGCGATGATCCGCATGCTCAAACCCTCCTTAAATTTGATCCGCCTCAGGCGGAGAAAATTTAACTCCGAGTCCGTATTCACGGACGGGGAGTCTCTCCTACTTCAGAAGCCTTACGTTATCCAGGTATATCGCGCCTTTTTTATCCTGCGAATTCCATTCTTCGATAATGAACGAAAGACGGGACATCTCTGTCCAATCC
It includes:
- a CDS encoding AAA family ATPase; translated protein: MRIIAVANQKGGCGKTTTAVNLAAALASNKKKVLLIDLDPQSHATMGLNVNSDISIYNVLSKLTQRKAALSQIVRKVDENFDIAPSSVVLSALEQELAGEIGRESRLWEVITDMRGNYDYILIDCPPNLGLLTINAVRATDEIIIPVEASRFAIDGIGQLLDIINLVKDRLNHKVEHNILVVNFDSRLRHSFTMLDKIKSTFRKKIFDTIVHVNVRLKEAQNSGTHILNFDKYCRGAKDYFSLSREIITIREKAAGVKAAEPQAMAALEKRMEEVLKEELPKFKFTEVNLTLSAPEAKQVHVAGDFNDWKVSDDSLMKRENGNWTIKFNLVPGRYRYRFVKDGEWLEDPNNPKQAKNPYGQLDSLIEV